A window of Pectobacterium carotovorum genomic DNA:
TGCTTGATCGCATGGAAAATGGTGATGTACTGATTGTCACCAAACTTGACCGTCTTGGCCGTAATGCGATGGATATAAGAAAAACCGTTGAGCAACTGGTCGCATCTGATATCCGGGTGCATTGTCTGGCACTGGGGGGAGTGGACCTGACCAGTCCTGCCGGAAAGATGACCATGCAGGTGATTTCAGCCGTGGCTGAGTTTGAGCGGGATTTGCTGCTAGAGCGTACGCATTCTGGTATTGCGCGGGCAAAAGCAGCCGGGAAGCGGTTTGGACGTCCTTCAGTACTGAATGAAGAACAGAAAACTACGGTGATTGCACGGATTAACGCCGGGATCAGTATCAGCGCCATCGCGCGGGAATTTAATACCACCAGGCAAACCATACTCAGAGTAAAGGCAGAACATCAATGACCCTGAGTCCTCAGCTGGACGGTCTGCTATGGGCCAAAAGCGGACATGAAGTAAATTGAATTTTTTAATCAAAGGTGAAATGGCTGGTTCATTTTATGAGTCAAAGTACATTCATGCCTGAATAAACAATTAAAAGTTGCTCTCATTTATCCTGGATAATGCTTCCATTATCAATGCGGGAACAAAGGAGCATGAAATACAGCTTCAATATTATGTCCATCTGTGTCCGTTACAAATGCTGCAAAGTAGCCGGCATAGTATTCAGGCCTGTAGCCAGGTTTACCGTTGTCCGAGCCTCCTGCTGCGAGAGCGTTTTCATAGAATTTTTTTACGGCATCCTCACTGTCGGCTCGGAAGGCGATATGCAGCCTTGCACTCCCGGTCTCACCTTCAGCGATCCAGACCTGTGGGCTGGATTTACCGTAACCTGACTTCCGACTATCAGCATCAGACATCTGAAACAGGCGGGTATGACCAAGCGCTGGCAGAACGGCATCATAGAATGAAATGGCTTTTTCATAATCGGATGAATAAAACAAAATGTGGTCAATCATTTCTCTAGATCTCTCATAATTGAGTGGAAGACTGCCCTTCCTGGACGTTAACGCGAGCTGTCAATAATTGCTCCGCCGTCGGGCGTGAGGCTGTAGCCCGTCAAAAACTGTGCGTCTTTACTCGCAAGAAATAGAACTACAGGCGCAATGTCTTCCTCCGGTGATCCGAAGCGGCCAAGCGCATTTCCTGGCGGAGGGACACTCACGTCATCGCCCCAGGTTTTGGCGACAGGAAGAACGTTGTTAACCGTAATTTTATCGCCCCCCCACTCACGCGCAGCGGTGCGGGTAAGTGCACGCACCGCTTCTTTGGCCATGTTGTATGGCCCATATCCAGCGAGCCCTACAATACCCGCCATTGAGCCGAAATTGATGACGCGCCCGCCGCTGCTCTTTTTGAGCCACGGATAGCAGGCCTGCATGGTTCGCAGATAGGCCACGGGCCCCATGTCAAAATTGCGCTGAAGCTGTTCCACTGAGAGATCCAAAATGGATGACAGAGGCGCACCCGGATCAAACGCGTTGTTAACGAGAATGTCGATTTGTCCATAGGCGCTAATGACTGTATTGACCATCGAAGTGATTTGTTCCGAATTACTTAAATCACATTTGATACCTATGGCAAGCCCGCCCTGTGCCTGAATCTGATGCACAACTTCATCAATGGCGCCTGGCGTACGCGCAACGACCGCAACCTTTGCACCTTCTTTGGCAAGAAGCATCGCCGTTGCCCGGCCAATTCCCCGACTTGCCCCGGTAACGATCGCAACCTTTTCACTTAGTATGTTCATAGACTCTCCTCTAATAGACCTGTGCATGTGTGAGATTTTCGGTAGTAAGGGCGTAAGGTGATGGTATATCTCTGGCAACGTTCTGCATGCTGAAAGAAATAATCATCAGGATTAGCCCAGCAACTGCAGGCACTGCCCCGGTTGGTTTGTGTTTGCCAACATGAGCCAGGCCAGATAGCAAAAGGTGATAAAACATACCCGCATAGGCCAGATCGCTCAGAAACACGCTCTCCCGTGACAGGATGGCCAGTACAGCCAGAATCTTTACAGAAATGAGTAGAGGCTGCAGATAGGCCGGATAGCCCAGGCTAACCAGTGTCTGGCGAACCCATTCCCACTTAACCACGTACAGGGTGGCAGAAGTAATGTAAAGCAGGCAAAGCAGGCCCGTACAAATCCAGTAAACGTAAAAACCAGTCATATCACCCCTTCTGACGTGTATCAGTTATCGACCGGGGCAAGAATGTCGCCTAATATGATTTAAAACAAGTAGGATGAAATAATGAGGGTAAGTATGGAAAAGCATACTAATAGAGGCTCTGAAGTTAATATGCATGATGAAATGCGGCGGGCATTCAGCCTGCTATCCGGAAAATGGAAGCTGGAAATTATGTGGCTTCTGAACC
This region includes:
- a CDS encoding recombinase family protein: MSRVFAYCRVSTLEQTTENQRREIETAGFAVRPQRIIEEHISGSVAASKRPGFIRLLDRMENGDVLIVTKLDRLGRNAMDIRKTVEQLVASDIRVHCLALGGVDLTSPAGKMTMQVISAVAEFERDLLLERTHSGIARAKAAGKRFGRPSVLNEEQKTTVIARINAGISISAIAREFNTTRQTILRVKAEHQ
- a CDS encoding DoxX family protein yields the protein MTGFYVYWICTGLLCLLYITSATLYVVKWEWVRQTLVSLGYPAYLQPLLISVKILAVLAILSRESVFLSDLAYAGMFYHLLLSGLAHVGKHKPTGAVPAVAGLILMIISFSMQNVARDIPSPYALTTENLTHAQVY
- a CDS encoding VOC family protein; the protein is MIDHILFYSSDYEKAISFYDAVLPALGHTRLFQMSDADSRKSGYGKSSPQVWIAEGETGSARLHIAFRADSEDAVKKFYENALAAGGSDNGKPGYRPEYYAGYFAAFVTDTDGHNIEAVFHAPLFPH
- a CDS encoding SDR family oxidoreductase, which gives rise to MNILSEKVAIVTGASRGIGRATAMLLAKEGAKVAVVARTPGAIDEVVHQIQAQGGLAIGIKCDLSNSEQITSMVNTVISAYGQIDILVNNAFDPGAPLSSILDLSVEQLQRNFDMGPVAYLRTMQACYPWLKKSSGGRVINFGSMAGIVGLAGYGPYNMAKEAVRALTRTAAREWGGDKITVNNVLPVAKTWGDDVSVPPPGNALGRFGSPEEDIAPVVLFLASKDAQFLTGYSLTPDGGAIIDSSR